A part of Myxococcales bacterium genomic DNA contains:
- a CDS encoding branched-chain amino acid transport system II carrier protein — MKEGAPTFVVIGLALFSMFFGSGNLIYPLMLGRDAGSSFLISAFGFILSAVLIPCLGVVAIAFAQGDYEAIFKTVFPKKLSLALIFLVLLSFIPFGAGPRCVVLAHASLQTFFPMPPLWIFSVCFLSAAVYLINDRSHLVDNLGKILTPLLLLSVAIMVSFALINGHIDPPLKNNSTLFKESLFEGYNTQDLLSSLFFSSSLIMLIKSNFESKREIVLTTLKGSLVAITLLTSLYVSLIAAASFHNDILIEKNGIELVSILAKHTLGSFLGPIAGLAVALACFTTAIALILALSEFIQNHFLKKQNKNLSLLLSTTSVFLTSLLKFEGIMAIISPVMMVIYPLIVFIVLVYLWQTWRSNA; from the coding sequence ATGAAAGAGGGAGCACCAACATTTGTTGTTATAGGGCTTGCTTTGTTTTCAATGTTTTTTGGCTCAGGCAACCTAATATACCCTTTAATGCTTGGTCGTGATGCGGGATCATCCTTCCTCATAAGCGCATTTGGATTTATCTTGAGCGCGGTTTTAATACCCTGTTTGGGGGTTGTCGCCATTGCTTTTGCGCAAGGTGATTATGAGGCAATTTTTAAGACAGTGTTTCCCAAAAAATTAAGCCTCGCCTTAATTTTTTTGGTTCTTCTCTCATTTATTCCATTCGGTGCAGGCCCACGATGCGTTGTACTCGCTCATGCATCATTACAAACTTTTTTTCCTATGCCGCCATTGTGGATATTTTCTGTTTGCTTCCTGAGTGCAGCAGTCTACTTGATCAACGACCGCAGTCATCTTGTTGATAACTTGGGAAAGATCCTCACTCCTCTTCTTTTGCTTTCAGTTGCTATCATGGTCTCTTTCGCCTTAATCAATGGCCACATAGATCCGCCGCTCAAAAATAACAGCACTCTTTTTAAAGAAAGCCTCTTTGAAGGCTATAACACGCAAGATTTACTCTCTTCTTTATTTTTTTCAAGCTCACTCATTATGCTCATAAAATCAAACTTCGAAAGTAAGAGAGAAATCGTACTTACCACACTCAAAGGATCTTTAGTGGCAATCACGCTTCTTACTTCACTGTATGTTTCGCTCATCGCTGCGGCTTCTTTTCACAATGATATTTTGATAGAAAAAAATGGCATTGAGCTTGTTTCTATCCTTGCTAAACATACCTTGGGATCATTTTTAGGCCCCATCGCCGGATTAGCTGTTGCCTTAGCGTGTTTTACCACCGCCATTGCATTGATTTTGGCGTTAAGTGAATTTATCCAGAATCACTTTTTAAAAAAACAAAACAAAAATTTATCTTTGCTGCTCAGCACAACAAGCGTTTTTTTAACATCTTTACTAAAATTTGAAGGCATTATGGCAATCATCTCCCCAGTGATGATGGTTATTTACCCGCTTATTGTTTTTATTGTACTGGTTTACCTTTGGCAAACATGGCGAAGCAATGCATAA
- the mscL gene encoding large conductance mechanosensitive channel protein MscL, which produces MSILQEFKEFALKGNVIDLAVGLIIANAFGKIVSSLVQDILMPVLGKVVSDTNIAKYIITLAPAKIEHGKEISPAVILHVGTFFSTIVDFFFIAATVFIVVKAINRARSGLTKSTLN; this is translated from the coding sequence ATGAGTATTCTACAAGAATTTAAAGAATTTGCACTGAAAGGCAATGTCATTGATTTAGCGGTCGGTCTAATTATTGCCAATGCCTTTGGAAAAATAGTATCTTCGCTCGTTCAAGATATTTTAATGCCTGTCTTGGGAAAAGTAGTAAGCGATACAAACATTGCCAAATACATAATAACTTTAGCTCCAGCCAAAATAGAACATGGGAAAGAAATATCACCAGCTGTCATTTTGCATGTGGGTACTTTTTTCTCAACCATAGTTGATTTTTTCTTTATCGCCGCAACGGTTTTTATAGTGGTAAAAGCAATAAACCGCGCCCGCAGCGGACTAACTAAGTCTACTCTTAATTAG
- a CDS encoding NYN domain-containing protein, which translates to MRVALFFDGKNFYSGWREAAKGRRIDFARLADWLVEKAGGNCLWGAYYYTGIDDSIQQGQADPQQKLAGFLDMLETQPGFFVHTFKRKVGSITCTDCGTENRYILEKEVDTTMVAHMVQMAAQNSYDILVLMSGDADYAPAIKAVRQLGKQAFIASWGGTGVSKRIRSAAFDHIDMLEGLPEFEREIGPDEDSYSPYVTEHESNLEISTVTGDISMDSFLAELQQAQNKFSGGYVGLGYFLTRWRSAHLDTTPDNRRMVLDKLLAKGFVETYNAPDGALAIRVSDRFLAGASASQLKPKTFEDERSTSELALD; encoded by the coding sequence ATGCGTGTTGCTCTATTTTTCGATGGAAAAAATTTTTATTCTGGATGGCGTGAGGCGGCTAAGGGTAGAAGAATTGATTTTGCTCGTTTGGCTGATTGGTTGGTCGAAAAAGCCGGAGGAAATTGTCTTTGGGGAGCCTATTATTACACAGGAATAGATGATTCAATTCAGCAAGGGCAAGCAGATCCTCAACAAAAACTGGCAGGTTTTCTCGATATGCTTGAAACTCAGCCAGGTTTTTTTGTACATACTTTTAAACGTAAAGTTGGCTCCATTACCTGTACTGATTGTGGAACAGAAAATCGCTACATTTTGGAAAAAGAAGTGGACACCACAATGGTGGCCCATATGGTTCAGATGGCAGCACAAAATTCTTACGACATTTTAGTATTGATGTCGGGCGATGCCGATTACGCACCAGCGATTAAAGCAGTACGTCAACTTGGCAAGCAAGCTTTTATTGCCAGTTGGGGGGGGACAGGCGTAAGCAAGCGTATTAGGAGTGCAGCTTTTGATCACATTGATATGTTGGAAGGGCTACCTGAATTTGAACGAGAAATCGGTCCTGATGAAGATAGTTATTCACCTTATGTTACTGAACATGAGTCGAATTTAGAAATTTCTACCGTAACAGGTGATATCTCGATGGATTCTTTTCTTGCTGAACTGCAACAAGCACAGAATAAATTTAGTGGTGGTTATGTTGGGCTTGGCTATTTTCTTACACGCTGGCGCTCTGCCCACCTCGACACAACGCCTGATAATCGACGCATGGTGCTCGACAAGCTGTTGGCCAAAGGATTTGTGGAAACCTATAATGCCCCTGATGGAGCATTGGCAATTAGAGTTTCAGATCGCTTCCTAGCTGGTGCATCAGCTTCTCAACTAAAGCCAAAGACTTTTGAAGATGAGCGATCGACCAGTGAATTAGCGCTGGATTGA
- a CDS encoding zinc ribbon domain-containing protein gives MPIYEYKCEQCHEILEVLQRADEEAPEKCVHCGAQWTLKKIVSNSSFHLKGGGWYKDLYSSTKPNDNKASTSKDSKSKKPKESASKKKCNKT, from the coding sequence ATGCCTATTTATGAATACAAGTGTGAACAATGTCATGAAATCTTGGAAGTTTTGCAAAGAGCAGACGAAGAGGCACCTGAAAAATGCGTTCATTGCGGCGCTCAATGGACTTTAAAAAAAATTGTCAGCAACAGTTCTTTTCATTTGAAAGGAGGTGGATGGTACAAGGATTTATATTCATCGACCAAGCCAAATGACAATAAAGCTTCCACCTCAAAAGATTCAAAATCAAAGAAGCCAAAAGAAAGTGCAAGCAAAAAGAAATGCAATAAAACTTAA
- a CDS encoding branched-chain amino acid transport system II carrier protein codes for MVSSKKPPSSFVVGLALFSMFFGSGNLIFPLMLGAQYQGYFYICAIGFVITAVALPTLGIMAMIPAQGHYDQLFDKLLEPKYSRWFFLLILLFWIPLGSGPRCVILAHASISTYVIGTPVMWLFSAIFLALVYFFVNNRKRLIELLGKILTPALLLSILCIVISSLVAKGDLDASDIPALEVFTKSLMDGYYTQDLIAAVFFSASLVSMLNQNMNEKLALKKTWRGGLVAVALLALFYGALMAASAIHAEYLSGLSGEKLVSTLAHIALGSYFGGISSIAVSLACLTTEIALVLVFADFLATHFSHIPFKIALLFTLGLVWLMSLLHFEGLMAVIAPAMQIIYPILFLLVIRLLWIKRYKSHTGELK; via the coding sequence ATGGTGTCTAGTAAAAAACCTCCCAGCAGCTTTGTCGTCGGGTTGGCGCTTTTTTCCATGTTTTTTGGTTCGGGAAATTTGATCTTTCCTCTTATGCTCGGTGCTCAATATCAAGGATATTTCTATATCTGCGCTATAGGCTTTGTTATTACCGCTGTAGCCCTGCCTACCTTAGGAATTATGGCTATGATTCCGGCACAGGGGCATTACGATCAGCTGTTTGATAAGCTCTTGGAGCCCAAATATTCTCGATGGTTCTTTTTGCTTATCTTATTATTTTGGATACCGCTTGGCTCAGGCCCCCGATGCGTGATCCTTGCCCATGCATCCATCAGTACATACGTCATTGGTACACCTGTAATGTGGCTATTCTCAGCTATTTTTTTGGCTTTAGTTTATTTCTTTGTAAATAACCGGAAACGATTGATAGAGCTCTTAGGAAAAATTCTTACCCCTGCTCTTCTCCTATCTATCCTATGCATAGTAATTTCTTCTCTGGTTGCCAAAGGCGATCTCGATGCTTCAGATATTCCTGCCTTAGAAGTTTTTACCAAAAGTCTCATGGATGGTTATTACACCCAGGATCTGATTGCGGCCGTATTTTTCTCTGCCTCTTTAGTGAGCATGCTCAACCAAAACATGAACGAAAAGCTCGCACTAAAAAAAACTTGGAGAGGAGGACTCGTTGCAGTAGCTTTGCTTGCGCTATTTTACGGTGCCCTTATGGCCGCAAGCGCTATTCACGCGGAATACCTATCTGGTTTATCAGGAGAAAAACTGGTCTCAACGCTCGCTCATATCGCTCTAGGAAGTTACTTTGGAGGAATTTCTTCTATTGCAGTTTCTCTCGCTTGTCTCACAACAGAGATCGCCCTAGTGCTTGTCTTTGCAGATTTTTTGGCAACTCATTTTTCTCATATTCCATTTAAAATAGCACTGCTGTTCACTCTAGGCTTGGTCTGGCTTATGTCGTTGTTGCATTTTGAGGGCCTGATGGCTGTAATCGCTCCGGCCATGCAAATTATCTATCCCATACTATTTCTTTTAGTTATTCGTCTATTGTGGATAAAAAGATACAAGAGCCACACCGGAGAGCTAAAATGA
- a CDS encoding UDP-N-acetylmuramate dehydrogenase: MFNKEQLRDIYLMGIGGTGMGAFAGLLKKSGHHVSGSDNAVYSPMKEKLDEWNISYTTPYKSENLQKRPDLVIVGNVIRKDNPEAQALREASIAYESFPSALNKFFLTQSIPLVASGTHGKTTCSALLAHCLYQAGRDPGFLIGGIPINFGESFRVSSKKQHYPFVVEGDEYDTAYFDKRPKFIHYNPHYLLITSIEYDHADIYPDLESIIDAFSKLLKTLNQDRTIVYNVADKNIHAALKCSQTKAKLVSYGAGADYQAVESIFDEKGMSFKVGSLKGVSPVLSIPLYGKHNLSNALGCYTMLKEYGLEHDEIAQGFSSFKGVKRRMEEIFDQKKIIAIDDFAHHPSAVKETIWATQQKYPQKKIWAIFEPRSATSCSKIFESAYQEAFLACDKAIFAPVGRDLPADKKIDTLLIAQSLNNRGVQAHACTDYEQVQKEIKCASDDVVLLFMSNGAFGGILNKLPHIFS, translated from the coding sequence ATGTTTAACAAAGAACAGTTACGAGATATTTACCTAATGGGTATTGGTGGCACTGGAATGGGCGCTTTTGCTGGTTTACTTAAAAAAAGTGGGCATCATGTAAGCGGTTCTGATAACGCAGTGTATTCGCCCATGAAAGAAAAATTAGACGAGTGGAATATTTCTTATACAACACCTTATAAAAGTGAAAATCTGCAAAAAAGACCCGATTTAGTGATTGTAGGTAACGTTATCAGAAAAGATAATCCAGAGGCCCAGGCATTAAGAGAAGCCAGTATTGCCTACGAATCTTTTCCAAGCGCTTTAAATAAATTTTTTTTAACTCAATCTATTCCATTGGTTGCTAGTGGAACACATGGAAAAACTACCTGCTCTGCCCTGTTAGCTCACTGTCTTTATCAGGCTGGTAGGGATCCGGGTTTTTTGATAGGCGGTATTCCTATAAATTTTGGTGAAAGTTTTCGGGTTTCTTCTAAAAAACAACACTATCCCTTTGTGGTTGAAGGTGATGAATACGATACAGCCTATTTTGATAAAAGGCCTAAATTTATTCATTACAATCCGCATTACTTGTTGATTACTTCAATTGAATATGATCACGCAGATATCTATCCAGATCTAGAGTCAATTATCGATGCTTTTTCTAAGCTATTAAAAACGCTCAATCAGGATAGAACAATTGTTTACAATGTTGCAGATAAAAATATTCATGCGGCTTTAAAGTGCTCTCAAACAAAAGCAAAACTAGTATCTTATGGCGCAGGCGCTGACTATCAGGCTGTGGAGAGTATTTTTGACGAAAAAGGGATGAGTTTTAAGGTAGGCTCTCTAAAAGGTGTTTCTCCAGTGCTCAGCATTCCACTCTACGGCAAGCATAATCTTTCTAATGCCCTTGGTTGTTACACCATGCTTAAAGAATATGGGCTTGAGCATGATGAAATCGCTCAGGGTTTTTCTTCTTTCAAAGGTGTCAAGCGACGAATGGAAGAGATTTTTGACCAAAAAAAAATAATAGCTATTGATGACTTTGCCCATCATCCCAGCGCTGTAAAAGAGACGATATGGGCCACACAGCAAAAGTATCCTCAAAAAAAAATATGGGCTATTTTTGAACCACGTTCGGCCACAAGTTGCAGTAAAATTTTTGAGAGCGCCTATCAAGAAGCGTTTTTAGCGTGTGATAAAGCAATTTTTGCGCCGGTTGGACGCGATTTACCCGCGGATAAAAAAATTGACACTTTGCTTATTGCGCAATCACTCAATAACAGAGGGGTTCAGGCACATGCATGTACTGACTACGAACAAGTGCAAAAAGAAATTAAATGTGCCAGCGATGATGTCGTGCTGTTATTTATGTCGAATGGTGCATTCGGTGGAATCTTGAATAAACTACCGCATATTTTTTCATAA
- a CDS encoding valine--tRNA ligase, with translation MGKENIQLDKNFDRQKIENKWYKIWLENNLFKAGYQQNQQKSPYTIMMPPPNVTGVLHNGHALFVTLQDILARFWRMKGKDVLWLPGIDHAGIATQTVVERELIKKEKKTRHELGREQFLARVFQWKEKHGSNIIEQLKLMGASADWDRLHFTLDEQCSYAVRTAFVQLWNEGLIYRKERLVSWDPKAKTALSNEEVDHIEREGELFYFAYKIKDDPSKEIVVATTRPETMLGDTAVAVNPKDKRYQHLIGKELIHPFIPERKILIVADDYVEQEFGSGAVKITPAHDPNDFKIGERHKLPFINIFTLDAKVNEHGGEFAGCDRFLARTLIKEKLEQLGLKRKSEIITHAVSVSQRSGADIEPMLSRQYFVNAKPLAKKAYDAVENGEVNIIPGSFKKIWDHFLLNIEDWCISRQLWWGHRIPVYYHIETLKDTILCEQENSHLNCYQALKNGEPIEKVVRLALDELDEASILAFSHVFVDEPHDSHNYLQEEDVLDTWFSSGLWPFATLGWPYQTPDLARYYPGSVLETGFDILFFWVARMMMFGIHFMGKPPFKDIYLHSMVRDAHGRKMSKSLGNAIDPIDVIEGITLEALIEKVKTYPVPESHLPLVLQGIKKDFPEGIPSAGADGLRLSLAIFSGQGRDVKFSVPRVMGYRAFLNKIWNATRFALMNVNDEKLLDLSENYEKLSLADRYILSALNTVVDKVNLYIEHYRFSEAAESIYHFFWNEYCDRYIECAKVSLRHDNEEQQKLTKSILVLLLDTSMRLLHPFCPFISEEIWQVLPSTKSYKEKNINFCAVAPFPDCDAALIDDNAELTIDTIFEVSTMIKNGRQSSDLPASLAVPVKLYAKDDKIKELLLANTHLIAHLSKTSTIEVFLRGEPLPTELSVINSSALADAVIILEGLIDVKKETQRLKNTLEKTLSQITNLEARLNNESFIKKAPKSVIDTHQKELTALKDKYEQLVLGIKRLTK, from the coding sequence ATGGGAAAAGAAAACATTCAATTAGATAAAAATTTTGACCGCCAAAAAATAGAAAATAAATGGTATAAAATCTGGCTCGAAAATAATTTATTCAAAGCAGGCTATCAACAAAATCAACAAAAATCTCCCTACACCATAATGATGCCGCCTCCAAACGTGACGGGAGTTTTACATAACGGCCATGCTCTTTTTGTCACTCTGCAAGATATACTGGCTCGTTTTTGGCGTATGAAAGGCAAAGACGTCTTATGGCTCCCAGGAATTGATCATGCGGGCATTGCAACACAAACAGTGGTAGAGCGTGAACTTATAAAAAAAGAAAAGAAAACTCGCCATGAGCTGGGACGAGAACAATTTTTAGCACGTGTTTTTCAATGGAAAGAAAAACACGGCTCAAACATTATTGAACAATTAAAGTTAATGGGCGCCTCTGCTGACTGGGATCGCCTGCACTTTACTTTAGATGAACAATGTTCATACGCGGTGCGCACAGCTTTTGTTCAGCTTTGGAATGAAGGCTTAATTTATCGTAAAGAACGCTTAGTCTCTTGGGATCCTAAAGCCAAAACTGCTTTAAGCAATGAAGAAGTGGATCACATAGAACGTGAGGGAGAGCTTTTTTATTTTGCTTACAAGATCAAGGATGACCCAAGCAAAGAAATCGTAGTTGCGACAACGCGCCCAGAAACCATGCTTGGAGATACAGCAGTTGCGGTAAACCCCAAAGATAAACGCTACCAACATTTGATAGGCAAAGAACTCATCCACCCCTTTATTCCAGAACGAAAAATTCTCATTGTAGCCGATGACTATGTCGAGCAAGAGTTCGGCTCTGGGGCGGTAAAAATAACCCCTGCCCATGATCCAAATGATTTTAAAATTGGTGAGCGTCACAAACTTCCTTTCATCAACATCTTTACACTGGATGCAAAAGTAAACGAACATGGCGGAGAATTTGCAGGCTGCGATCGATTTTTGGCCCGCACACTTATTAAAGAAAAACTAGAGCAGCTCGGACTTAAACGAAAAAGTGAAATTATCACCCATGCTGTTAGTGTGTCTCAGCGCTCGGGTGCTGATATTGAGCCTATGCTTAGCAGGCAATATTTTGTCAACGCAAAGCCCTTAGCAAAAAAAGCCTATGATGCAGTAGAAAATGGTGAAGTTAATATTATCCCCGGATCGTTCAAAAAGATCTGGGATCATTTTTTGCTCAATATTGAAGATTGGTGCATTAGCCGACAGCTGTGGTGGGGACATCGTATTCCGGTTTATTACCACATCGAAACACTCAAAGACACCATACTCTGTGAACAAGAAAATTCTCACCTCAACTGTTACCAAGCACTAAAGAATGGTGAACCTATTGAAAAAGTTGTGCGTCTCGCACTTGATGAGCTAGACGAAGCATCAATTCTTGCTTTTTCCCACGTCTTCGTGGATGAACCACATGATTCTCATAATTATCTTCAGGAAGAAGACGTGCTTGATACATGGTTTTCTTCTGGCCTATGGCCTTTCGCTACATTAGGTTGGCCCTATCAGACTCCCGATCTTGCACGTTACTACCCAGGCTCAGTACTTGAAACTGGCTTTGACATATTATTTTTCTGGGTCGCCCGCATGATGATGTTTGGCATCCACTTCATGGGAAAACCTCCATTCAAGGATATCTATCTTCACTCCATGGTGCGCGATGCTCATGGCAGAAAAATGTCTAAATCTTTAGGCAACGCCATTGATCCCATCGATGTAATTGAGGGAATCACACTTGAAGCTCTAATAGAAAAAGTTAAAACCTACCCTGTGCCAGAAAGTCATTTGCCTCTCGTTCTTCAAGGCATCAAAAAGGATTTTCCAGAGGGAATTCCCAGTGCAGGTGCTGATGGCCTACGTCTGAGCTTGGCTATATTTTCTGGTCAAGGAAGAGACGTCAAATTTTCTGTACCAAGAGTGATGGGCTACCGTGCTTTCCTCAATAAAATTTGGAATGCGACACGCTTTGCGCTGATGAACGTAAATGATGAAAAGCTCTTAGATCTCAGTGAAAATTATGAAAAATTATCTCTCGCAGATCGCTATATTCTTTCAGCTCTTAATACAGTTGTTGATAAAGTAAATTTATATATTGAGCACTATCGCTTCAGCGAAGCTGCAGAAAGTATCTATCATTTCTTTTGGAACGAATATTGCGACCGCTATATTGAGTGCGCCAAAGTTTCTCTTCGACATGACAACGAAGAACAGCAAAAATTAACCAAGAGCATATTGGTATTGTTGCTTGATACCAGCATGCGTTTACTCCATCCTTTTTGTCCCTTTATTAGCGAAGAAATCTGGCAAGTGCTTCCAAGCACCAAAAGCTACAAGGAGAAAAATATAAATTTCTGCGCTGTTGCTCCATTTCCTGATTGTGATGCTGCCCTGATCGATGACAACGCTGAACTCACCATTGATACTATTTTTGAAGTCAGCACCATGATTAAGAACGGTCGACAATCATCTGACTTACCAGCAAGTCTCGCTGTTCCGGTCAAACTTTATGCCAAAGATGATAAAATCAAAGAACTTCTTTTGGCTAATACTCATCTCATCGCCCATCTTTCTAAGACATCAACCATAGAGGTCTTTCTTAGAGGTGAGCCTTTGCCCACAGAGTTGAGCGTTATCAATAGTAGCGCCTTGGCTGATGCGGTGATCATTCTCGAAGGTTTAATTGACGTTAAAAAAGAAACACAACGCCTAAAAAATACACTTGAAAAAACTCTGTCCCAAATTACGAACTTAGAAGCACGTTTAAATAACGAGTCATTCATAAAAAAAGCGCCTAAGAGTGTTATAGATACTCACCAAAAAGAACTCACTGCCTTAAAAGATAAATATGAACAACTTGTTTTAGGGATCAAAAGACTAACAAAATAA
- a CDS encoding peptidyl-prolyl cis-trans isomerase produces MKKITSSLTFALMILSLTFACNKNATKKTGEDISIVFKSSKGTPIAEVGNTVLTLEELSEDFLSRQGTFRGAPHLNTETKKIEYTKNAVHQRALFLEAIEEGLLNDVDVKRDIEKIVVQKLMRKMLNKAQDEYVATEEEMKEHYENNPNLYNRSEAVKVAYFAIPYQSNEKDAKKLAAELQKDAKETVKNANTKEFARLALKHAQKNMNSMKINFETNESSYLEKADFDNKFGKGSFELAKKMEKVGEVGPILSNGTNYFVIMKTGSRKALNESFADAKPKIQKRIAYEQRGKVYENFMNDIRKKYKINIHKDLVAKLGEEKLTDEKSTASAH; encoded by the coding sequence ATGAAAAAAATAACCAGCAGTTTAACCTTTGCTTTGATGATTTTATCTTTGACTTTTGCTTGTAATAAAAATGCAACTAAAAAAACGGGAGAAGATATTAGCATAGTATTTAAATCTTCTAAAGGAACACCTATCGCAGAAGTAGGAAATACCGTGCTTACATTGGAGGAGCTGAGTGAAGATTTTTTATCGAGACAGGGAACATTTAGAGGAGCTCCTCACCTAAACACCGAGACAAAAAAGATTGAGTATACGAAAAACGCTGTCCATCAACGAGCTCTTTTTCTTGAAGCGATAGAAGAAGGGCTCTTAAATGATGTGGATGTGAAGAGGGATATTGAGAAAATTGTTGTACAAAAATTAATGCGCAAAATGCTGAATAAGGCCCAAGATGAATATGTGGCTACTGAAGAAGAGATGAAAGAGCACTACGAAAATAATCCCAATCTTTATAATCGCAGTGAGGCCGTTAAGGTAGCCTATTTTGCTATTCCGTATCAGAGCAATGAAAAAGATGCCAAAAAATTAGCAGCTGAATTGCAAAAAGATGCTAAGGAGACGGTAAAAAACGCTAACACCAAGGAATTCGCTCGCTTGGCATTAAAGCATGCGCAAAAAAATATGAATTCTATGAAGATCAATTTTGAGACCAATGAATCGAGCTATTTAGAAAAAGCTGATTTTGACAATAAATTTGGTAAGGGTTCCTTTGAGCTTGCTAAAAAAATGGAAAAAGTAGGAGAGGTGGGTCCTATTTTATCAAATGGTACAAATTATTTTGTCATTATGAAAACAGGATCGCGCAAAGCTTTGAATGAAAGTTTTGCAGATGCCAAGCCAAAAATTCAAAAGCGTATCGCATATGAACAACGAGGAAAAGTTTATGAAAACTTCATGAATGATATTCGTAAGAAATATAAAATTAATATTCACAAGGATTTGGTTGCCAAATTAGGTGAAGAAAAATTGACAGATGAAAAATCCACCGCCAGCGCTCATTAA
- the ribA gene encoding GTP cyclohydrolase II — translation MAETLRFAETVLPTNFGDFRCIVYHLQDGLEHVALIKGDVANKPGVLLRIQSECLTGEVFSSQKCDCKHQLDKALSLIENEGTGILLYLRQEGRGIGLGNKIKAYHLQEKGVDTVDANRILGFPDDSRDFCCAIRILRDLGVASVRVLTNNPMKVDSLVNAGIHVLERLPLLTDVHHLAQDYLKVKGQRMGHFLDEEKLSSDSLGAKLIKSRLS, via the coding sequence ATGGCTGAAACATTACGCTTTGCAGAAACAGTGTTGCCAACAAACTTTGGTGACTTTCGTTGTATCGTCTATCATCTACAGGATGGCCTCGAGCATGTTGCCTTAATTAAAGGTGATGTGGCAAATAAACCGGGTGTTCTTTTGCGAATTCAGTCTGAGTGTTTGACTGGAGAAGTTTTTTCATCACAAAAATGTGATTGTAAACATCAGCTGGATAAAGCTCTTTCTCTCATCGAAAATGAAGGTACCGGTATTCTTTTGTATTTACGTCAAGAAGGGCGTGGTATTGGTCTTGGAAACAAAATTAAAGCCTATCATTTGCAAGAAAAGGGCGTTGATACGGTAGATGCTAATCGAATTCTGGGGTTTCCAGATGACAGCCGTGATTTTTGTTGTGCCATCCGTATTTTGCGAGATCTTGGGGTAGCCTCAGTTCGTGTACTAACCAATAACCCAATGAAGGTTGATTCCTTAGTGAATGCAGGTATTCATGTCCTTGAGCGTCTACCGCTGTTGACGGATGTGCATCATTTGGCACAGGACTACTTAAAAGTAAAAGGTCAAAGAATGGGACATTTTCTTGACGAAGAAAAACTCAGTTCTGATTCTTTGGGAGCAAAACTAATTAAGAGTAGACTTAGTTAG
- a CDS encoding bacterioferritin: MGKKAFISDIKKIRERARKHMEEGAVTEGYRADRKQVIAILNEALATEIVCILRYKSHFFLASGIHSETVAKEFLEHANEEQAHADAISARIVQLGGRPNWSPEGLESRSHAEYVEGQDLKQMIEENLVAERIAIDSYREMIAYVGDDDPTTRRILEVILEQEEEHADDLANLMSDLGKSK, encoded by the coding sequence ATGGGCAAAAAAGCATTTATTTCAGATATTAAAAAAATCCGAGAGCGTGCTCGCAAACACATGGAAGAAGGAGCCGTCACTGAAGGCTATAGAGCAGATCGCAAACAAGTGATAGCTATACTCAATGAAGCTCTCGCCACAGAAATTGTTTGTATCTTGCGTTATAAGAGTCATTTTTTTCTAGCCAGTGGTATTCATTCTGAAACAGTTGCCAAAGAATTTCTTGAGCATGCGAATGAAGAACAAGCTCATGCTGATGCAATTTCTGCCCGCATTGTACAGCTTGGAGGAAGGCCCAATTGGTCGCCCGAAGGGCTGGAGTCAAGAAGCCACGCAGAATATGTTGAGGGCCAAGATCTTAAACAAATGATCGAAGAAAATCTTGTTGCAGAGAGAATTGCCATCGATAGCTATCGGGAAATGATCGCTTATGTCGGTGATGACGATCCTACAACGAGAAGAATTTTAGAAGTAATTTTAGAACAAGAAGAAGAACACGCTGATGATTTGGCCAATCTCATGAGCGATTTAGGAAAAAGCAAATAA
- a CDS encoding high-potential iron-sulfur protein, producing MKDQKFPRRKFLNLLKGATVFSAGLALVPTFLSACKRNQSKATDKNEQINAKNDTITCQTINMSDEQKARRKNLRYTDNTPIKTRTCDNCKLYTLPTSASECGGCTVVPGPIHPKGWCSSWYYRM from the coding sequence ATGAAAGATCAAAAATTTCCACGAAGAAAATTTTTAAACTTACTCAAAGGTGCAACAGTATTTTCTGCAGGCCTTGCACTCGTTCCAACATTTTTATCTGCTTGCAAAAGAAATCAATCTAAAGCAACAGATAAAAATGAACAGATAAACGCAAAAAACGATACAATAACGTGCCAAACAATAAATATGAGCGATGAACAAAAAGCTCGCAGAAAAAATCTTAGATACACTGATAATACACCCATAAAAACAAGAACATGTGATAACTGCAAACTCTATACCCTCCCCACCTCAGCATCTGAATGTGGAGGGTGCACTGTGGTTCCCGGCCCAATCCATCCTAAAGGCTGGTGTTCCTCTTGGTACTATCGAATGTAG